TAAAGAGTTCCATTTACCTCTACTGCTTGTGAATAAGGTCCTAATGCTGCTGGAGCTTTTGGTGTGTTAATAATTCTTTTTGCCATAATTTCCTCCTTAAAATATACTCTATTTTATTTTATTACTTATACCTATATTAAATAGGTTAACATATCTATATAAAAAAATAAAGATTAATTTTTAATCAAACAGTTTCCTTAAATCCTTTATGTTCTTTTTGTAAAAAACAAGATTTTTTCTGAACAAAGTTATAATTTTTTTCCTAAACATTTTTTTTTAATTACATGGTATAATATTATAAAAAATAAAAAGGAAATTATAATGAAAAAATTTATTATTGATAAAAAATATAACGATTCAACTGTTGGTTATTTCTTAAAAGAAGTTATAGGATATTCTACTCGAAACTTAAGAAACTCTGATATTTATTTAAATGGAAAAAAAGTAAAACTTAAAAAAAAGATTAAAACTAAGGATAAATTAATTGTTGCTGAATTAAAGAAAGGAACCAATATTCAACCTATTAAAATGGAATTAGATATTATTCATGAAGATAATGATTTATTAATTTTGAATAAACCTCCTCATTTAATTGTTCATCCTACTCAAAAAAAAGTTGATAAAACATTAGCTAATGGAATTGTAAATTATTTTATTGAATCTAGTGGGCTATCTTTTGTTCCTAGATTTTTCAATAGATTAGATATGGATACAACCGGTATTATAGTTGTAACTAAAAATGCTTTCTCTCAAGCTTTTTTACAAAATAAAAATAAAATCAAAGTTGAAAAATATTATCTTGCAATTGTAAGTGGGATTATTGAAAAAGATGAATTTATTATTGAAAGACCCATTGGTAGAATTGAAGACAATATCAAAAGACAAGAACTTTCTGTTAAAAATGGAGGACAAACTGCTAAAACTAAAGTTACTGTAATAAAAAGATTTAAAGAAAAAAATGTTTCCTTACTTAAAATACAACTTTTTACTGGAAGGACTCACCAAATAAGAGTTCATTTATCTCTTGAAGGCTTCCCTATCATTGGAGATTCCTTATATGGTCCTGAAGAACAGCCTGTAAATCGTCAATTTCTTCATGCTTTTCAATTAGTTATTAATAATTTAGATTCTAATAAAAAACAAACATTTTTTGCCAAGTTACCTAAAGATATGAAAGATTTTCTAAATATCAATTAATAACCAAAAAAATGGTCAATTTTAATCTGTATGAAAATTGACAAAAAAACTAGAGATGCTATAATATCAATATAATTAAGTTTAAATTTTAACATAATATAAATTTATATAATTTTTAAGGAGGATTTTAAATGGCAGTTAAAGTAGCAATTAACGGATTTGGAAGAATAGGTAGATTAGCATTAAGATTAATGACTAAAAACCCTGAATTTGAGGTTGTAGCAATTAATGACTTAACAGATGCTAAAATGTTAGCACACTTATTTAAATATGATTCATCTCAAGGAAGATTTGATGGAACTATAGAGGTTAAAGAAGATGCATTTGTTGTTAATGGAAACGAAATTAAAGTTTTCGCTCAAGCAAATCCTGCAGATTTACCATGGGGAGACTTAGGAGTAGACGTTGTTTTAGAATGTACTGGATTCTTTGCTAGTAAAGATAAATCTGAAGCTCATATCAAAGCAGGAGCTAAAAAAGTTGTTATCTCTGCACCAGCTGGAAATGATTTACCAACAGTTGTTTACAATGTAAATGATGATATCTTAACTGGTGATGAAAATGTTATTTCTGGAGCTTCTTGTACTACAAACTGTTTAGCACCTATGGCTAAAGTTTTAAATGATAACTTTGGAATTGTTGAAGGATTAATGACAACTATTCATGCTTATACAAATGACCAAAATACATTAGATGGACCACATAGAAAAGGAGATTTAAGAAGAGCAAGAGCTGCTGCTGCAAGTATTATTCCTGCATCAACTGGAGCTGCTAAAGCTATATCTTTAGTTATTCCTGATTTAGCTGGTAAATTAGACGGAGCTGCTCAAAGAGTTCCTGTAGTTACTGGATCTTTAACTGAACTTACTACAGTTCTTGAAAAAGAAGTTACTGCTGAAGAAATTAACGCTGCAATGAAAGCTGCTGCTAATGAATCTTTTGGATATAACGAAGAGCCTATCGTATCAGTTGATATAATTGGAATGAACTTTGGTTCTCTATTCGATGCAACTCAAACAAAAGTTATAACTGTTGGTGGAAAGCAGTTAGTTAAAACTGTTGCTTGGTATGACAATGAAATGTCTTATACTTCTCAATTAGTTAGAACTCTTAAAAAAGTTGTAGAATTATCTAAATAATAATAATTTATTTATAAACGAATAGCGGGACCTTAATCGGTTCCGCTATTTGAACTTAAAAATATATGGAGGTTTAAATGGCAAAGCAAATAGTTACTGATTTAAATTTAAAAGATAAAAAAGTACTTATTAGAGTCGATTTCAATGTTCCTATGAAAGATGGAAAAATAACAAATGACAATAGAATTGTTGCGGCTCTTCCTACTATAAAATATATTCTTGAAAACGGAGGAAAAGTTATTGCTTTTTCCCACTTAGGAAAAGTTAAAACTGAAGAAGATTTAGTTAGCAAATCTATTAAACCTGCTTCTGAAAGACTTTCTGAACTTTTAGAAAAGGAAGTTAAATTTGTTCCTACTACTAGAGGTCTTGAATTAGAAAAAGCTATTGAGGAATTAAAATCTGGTGAGATTTTAATGTTTGAAAACACTAGATTTGAAGATTTAGATGGTAAAAAAGAATCTAAAAATAATCCTGAACTTGGGAAATACTGGGCTTCTTTAGGAGACTTATTTGTTAATGATGCTTTTGGTACAGCTCACAGAGCACATGCGTCTAATATTGGAATCGCTGCTAATATTGGAGAAGGAAAGTCAGCTGCTGGTTTTCTTATGGAAAAAGAAATTAAATTTATTGGAGGAGCTGTAGATAATCCCGCTACACCTTTAGTTGCTATTTTAGGAGGAGCTAAGGTTTCTGACAAAATTGGAGTTATTGAAAATCTTTTAACTAAAGCAGATAAAATTTTAGTTGGTGGAGCTATGATGTTCACTTTCTTGAGAGCTTTAGGAAAAAACACTGGAAAATCTATGGTTGAAGAAGATAAAATAGAGTTAGCTAAATCTTTATTAGAAAAAGCTAATGGTAAATTAATTCTTCCAATAGATACTGTAGTTTCTAAAGAATTTAGTAATGACGCTGCTCATTCAACTGTATCTATTGATAATATTCCTGAAGATGAAATGGGGTTAGATATTGGAGCTGCCACTATAGAATTATTCTCTAAAGAAATTTCTGATGCAAAAACTGTCGTATGGAATGGTCCTATGGGTGTTTTTGAAATGCCTAATTATGCAAAAGGAACTATCGGAGTTTGTGAAGCTATTGCTAATTTAGAAAATTCTACTACTATAATTGGTGGGGGAGATTCTGCTGCTGCTGCTATGCAACTTGGTTATGCTAGCCAATTCACGCATATTTCAACTGGTGGGGGAGCTTCTTTAGAATATTTAGAAGGTAAACAGCTTCCTGGTATTACTTCTATTTCTGAAAAGTAAATTATTTAAAACTCTTTAATTAATTAAAGAGTTTTTTTTATTTCCCAATTTTGTATTGTATTTTATACTTTTTTAGTGTAAAATACATCGTAAAAACTTTTTTTTTAGATTTGTTGGTGTAACATTTTTATAGTTTGTATTCAAATAATTTAGGAGGATATAAAATGCAAAAACTTGACATGGTGTATGAAGGAAAAGCAAAAAAAGTATTTAAAACTGATATTGAAAATCAATTTATAGTTGATTACAAAGATGATGCTACTGCATTTAATGGTTTAAAAAAAGGTAGTATTCTTAACAAAGGTATTGTTAATAATAAAATGACAAATATTATCTTTAAGTATCTTGCTGATAAAGGTATAGAAAACCATCTTGTAAAAGAACTTAGTGACAGAGAAACTCTTGTAAAAAAAGTTGAAATAATTCCACTTGAAGTAATTATTAGAAACGTTGCTGCTGGAAGTTTTTCGAAAAAATTTGGAATTAAAGAAGGAACTCCTTTACTTAATCCAATTGTTGAATTCTCATATAAAAATGATGAACTTGGAGATCCTATGATTAACAATATGCAAATACTTGCTATTGGAATTGCTAAAAAAGAAGAGCTTGATTTTATATCTGAACAAGCTTTAAAAATAAACGAATTAATGAAAGATTTTTATAGTAAAAGAAATATTAACCTTATCGACTTCAAAATTGAATTTGGCCGTTTTGAAAATAGAGTTATTCTAGCTGATGAAATGTCTCCAGATACTT
This genomic stretch from Fusobacterium sp. JB019 harbors:
- a CDS encoding phosphoglycerate kinase, whose product is MAKQIVTDLNLKDKKVLIRVDFNVPMKDGKITNDNRIVAALPTIKYILENGGKVIAFSHLGKVKTEEDLVSKSIKPASERLSELLEKEVKFVPTTRGLELEKAIEELKSGEILMFENTRFEDLDGKKESKNNPELGKYWASLGDLFVNDAFGTAHRAHASNIGIAANIGEGKSAAGFLMEKEIKFIGGAVDNPATPLVAILGGAKVSDKIGVIENLLTKADKILVGGAMMFTFLRALGKNTGKSMVEEDKIELAKSLLEKANGKLILPIDTVVSKEFSNDAAHSTVSIDNIPEDEMGLDIGAATIELFSKEISDAKTVVWNGPMGVFEMPNYAKGTIGVCEAIANLENSTTIIGGGDSAAAAMQLGYASQFTHISTGGGASLEYLEGKQLPGITSISEK
- a CDS encoding RluA family pseudouridine synthase; amino-acid sequence: MKKFIIDKKYNDSTVGYFLKEVIGYSTRNLRNSDIYLNGKKVKLKKKIKTKDKLIVAELKKGTNIQPIKMELDIIHEDNDLLILNKPPHLIVHPTQKKVDKTLANGIVNYFIESSGLSFVPRFFNRLDMDTTGIIVVTKNAFSQAFLQNKNKIKVEKYYLAIVSGIIEKDEFIIERPIGRIEDNIKRQELSVKNGGQTAKTKVTVIKRFKEKNVSLLKIQLFTGRTHQIRVHLSLEGFPIIGDSLYGPEEQPVNRQFLHAFQLVINNLDSNKKQTFFAKLPKDMKDFLNIN
- a CDS encoding phosphoribosylaminoimidazolesuccinocarboxamide synthase; its protein translation is MQKLDMVYEGKAKKVFKTDIENQFIVDYKDDATAFNGLKKGSILNKGIVNNKMTNIIFKYLADKGIENHLVKELSDRETLVKKVEIIPLEVIIRNVAAGSFSKKFGIKEGTPLLNPIVEFSYKNDELGDPMINNMQILAIGIAKKEELDFISEQALKINELMKDFYSKRNINLIDFKIEFGRFENRVILADEMSPDTCRLWDSETNEKLDKDRFRRDLGNVVEAYEEIFKRISK
- the gap gene encoding type I glyceraldehyde-3-phosphate dehydrogenase, which codes for MAVKVAINGFGRIGRLALRLMTKNPEFEVVAINDLTDAKMLAHLFKYDSSQGRFDGTIEVKEDAFVVNGNEIKVFAQANPADLPWGDLGVDVVLECTGFFASKDKSEAHIKAGAKKVVISAPAGNDLPTVVYNVNDDILTGDENVISGASCTTNCLAPMAKVLNDNFGIVEGLMTTIHAYTNDQNTLDGPHRKGDLRRARAAAASIIPASTGAAKAISLVIPDLAGKLDGAAQRVPVVTGSLTELTTVLEKEVTAEEINAAMKAAANESFGYNEEPIVSVDIIGMNFGSLFDATQTKVITVGGKQLVKTVAWYDNEMSYTSQLVRTLKKVVELSK